CATTCTGGCTCTATGCCAGTATTGGTGATATGTACCTGTTTCTGGAAGATTATAAGGCCTCAGCAGAGGCTTTTTATAATGCTTTAAATTGTCCTGACGGACAGGAGAGTGCTTTTGTTCATTTGCGCCTGGGCGAAGCCTTATTTGAAATTGACGAAAAGGAAGAAGCGCTGGATAATCTTTTAAGGGCGTATATGCTGGAAGGTAAGGAGCTCTTTAAAGACGAAGAAGAAAAGTATTATGACTTTCTTAAAAATAATGTAGAGGGCATAGGAGAGAACGAAAGCCATGTTGAACCGGAGAAGAAAGGAGACAAGCCGGAAAACAAATGGTTGCCTCCGGACTGGAATAAGAATTAAGATGAAATCATTCTGAAAATCAGGTTCATAAAAACATTTTTTTAGCTCCCTTGTTGAATAGTTAGTCAGGCTTTTGTTTCAAAAACATCAGGTTATGGAAAATTCAATCAAAGGATTACTGGAGCTCCTGCAGGAATTATATGTAGGAACCAATACTAATGAAAGCTGGGTAATCGATGCCAAACCAGGGCATGGGTTTACCGCTGCAATAGATACCATAAATGCCGAACAGGCTTCCATACCTATCGTAAAGGGCGGCAGTACCATCGCTGCCCATACCGAACACCTGAGGTGGAGCCTGCTCTTTGCCATGGAATTTTATAAAGGGAACAGGCCATCGTCAGATTGGAAAGAAAGCTGGAAAATACGTCAGGTTACAGAAGAGGAATGGACTAAACTCCGGGAAGATCTTTTGGAAGCCTACCTTATGGTTAGAGATGCGATTGAGAAAATTCAAGATTGGTCTCATGAATATCTATGGAAAGGCACATTAGCCTTACTGCCTCATGCAGCTTATCACCTCGGCGCAGTTAAGCAAATGATGCTGGTGATAAAAGAACACTAACTAGTCGCGTTACCCTTAAAACAATGGCAAATCAAAGTGCAGGCATTTTGTTGTACCGAAAGACCCTTAACGGACCTGAGTTTTTTCTTGTCCATCCTGGCGGGCCCTTTTTTCGGAATAAAGATCTGGGCTGGTGGACCATCCCAAAAGGAGAGATCCTGCCAGACGAATTACCTTTGGACGCGGCAATCAGAGAGTTTGATGAGGAAACAGGCTATCGGCCTGAAGGAAAGTTTATTGAACTTCATCCCATCGTACAAAAGGGAGGTAAAAAGGTTTGGTGCTGGGCTATAGCAGGTGATCTGGATTCAAAAAGAATAACCTGTAATACTTTTGATTTAGAATGGCCACCAAAATCAGGTAAAATTGTTGCTTTTAATGAGGTCGATAAGGCAGGTTGGTTTAGTCTGCAGGAATCAGAAAAATATATTAACCAGAGGCAATTTGCTTTTTTGCTGGAATTGAATCAACTGTTAACCTGATACTGGATTCGCATTGCATTTTACATTGTATGGAATTGATCTTAGAGAGATTTCTGGTATTTCTCTCTGTTTACCGCATAAAATTGATTATTTTGCAGTATTCACCTACTTGTTAAAAGCATGCTCTTACTAACAGAAATCGAAAAAGTGATCCCTATTTCCAAGGAGATGGACGTGGCCACCCGAAAGAAGTTTGTAAAACGAAAAGTTTTCAAAACAGAAAGTTTACATGAAACCGGAAAGATTGCCAGGGAGTTGTTCTTTATAGAAGAAGGGTTGATCCGCATTTTTTACCACAACGATTCAGGCAAAGACATTACCTACGGTTTTTATACCGAGGGTGATTTTGTGACCGTTCCTGAAAGTTTCTACACACAATCGGCTTCCAAGTACCATATGGAAACGCTGGAAGAAGGGCTAATCTATGCCATTTCTTATACCGAACTGAACCTGCTGCTCCATGATTTTCCGGAAATGCAGCGATTTGAAAATAAGACCCTGCAAAGCTTTTTGCTAAAAGCCAGTGAACGCATTGTGGCACTTCAGTTTCTTAGTGCCGAGGAAAGGTATGATACCCTGATGGAAACACAACCGAGCATCATCAGAAGAGCGCCTCTTGGAACAATTGCTTCTTACCTGGGAATTACGCAGGAAACCCTTAGCAGGATAAGAAATAAGAAGAAATCCCTTTTTGATTTAGATCAAAAGAGAATTGCTTAATTAACCAGACCTTTGCCCCTTCATAAAATCCTTGTGTAATGAAAGCTATTTTAAAACACATTTTTGTACTTTTTATCGGATTGTTTCCCCTGATATTGCATGCTCAGCAATCCGGTCCTCCGGGTTTAACCGAGCTGATTGATAGCGCAGTAAAGAAGGATCATATGCTGGCCAATAAACTGCTGGATATAGAGTCTTCTAAAATCGACCGGAAAAAACTATCGGAAGTATACCTCCCTAATGCCGAGGTATCCGGGAAATATGCCTTTCTTGCTAATGGCGTTAATTTAGGATTACCAGGAACGTCTTTATTCGATTTGATCAGCATTCCTGAAATCAATTCTGGTTTTACGTCCAATGCCAACCTTTTTAAAGCAGACCTTAGTCTGAGCAGCGTATTGTATGCCGGAGGAAAAGTATCCGCTCTTAAAAGTGCCTTAAATGCGAAAACCAAAGCACAAACTGCTTTACTGGAGAAAGACCGTCAGCAGATCATTACAGAAATTTCCAAAGCCTACGATCAGCTGGCTTTGCTCAGACAGGTAAAATCAGTGCTGGATAAAAGCAGGGAACGTTATGAAATCAATAAGAAAACTGCTGATAAGGCACTGAATTATGGATTGATTACCAAATACGAACATCAGAAGGTAGAAGTTGCACAAGCTACACTTGCCTCTAAAATACAGGAGTACGAAGGGAAAAGAAACCTGTTATTGCACCAGTTGGAAACCCTAACGGGCATTAGCCTGGAGCGTTTAGGACTGATTGAAAATGAATTGTCGCCCATTAAAACGGTGACTTCCCGGCATACCATAGAAAACAGACCGGAATTCACTGCTTTGTCTGCTGCCATAGAGGCACATGGTTTCCAGCTTAAAGCTGCACAAACCTGGTGGAGGCCTAAAGTACAGGCTGCGGCATCTTTAGGTTATCTAAACCTGTTTGATGTGGACATGAAAGGAAAGCATGATCTGCCGGTAATCGGCCGTTTCAGCAGTCATACGAACAAAATTGAGGTGGCACCTAACTTTACAGTCGGGGTGGGCTTTAAGTGGGATATTTTTGACGGGAATAAAGGGAAAAGAGAAGTTCAGCAGGCGAGGATAGAGGTGAAAAAAGCCGAAAATGAAAAAGCCGAAGCGGAAGAAAAACTGAAACTAAACCTGATCAAGACCCAAACGGATTATAACAATTCAAATTCGGAACTGGTGGTTAAACAGAAACAAATGAAGATGGCCGAAAATGCTTTGACACAAGCGGGGAAGGAGTTCAAAACCGGATTGATTAAAGCTGCAGATCTGATTGGTGCGGAAAGTGATTACCAGACTGCTTCATTGGATTATCTTCAGGCGGTCTTTAACCAGCGCCGCAATGCAATAGAATTATTAAAAGCTACAGGTAGCCTGAACCGTTCTACCATTCAATAAATGAAAAATATGATGAACACTTCATTCAAAAGCGTATTATTTGTACTTGTCCTGGCAGCATCAGCCTGCTCAAAGCCCGAAAAAAGTACTGAAGGTAAGATTAAGCGCGAAACCCTGGCCTTTGCGCCAAAGGTAACCGGGCGTGTTTTAAAGATTTATGTGAAAGAAGGTGATTTTGTGAAAGAAGGGGATACCCTGGCCATGCTGGATGTACCGGAGGTAAATGCCAAACTCTCTCAGGCAAAAGGAGCGGTAAAAGCTGCCGGTGCGCAACGGGATATGGCTAAAAACGGAGCTACAGAGAACCAGTTGAAACAACTGCGGGCCAAGAAAGCGGGGATCACTGAACAGTTTAAATTTGCAGAGAAATCTTTCAGCAGGGCAAAGGCCATGTTTGCGGATAGTATGATGACCCCACAGGCATTTGATGAGGCAACGGCCAAATATAATGGCGCAAAAGCACAACTGACCGCAGTAAATGCAGAGTATAATGAAGCCGAAAAAGGAGTCCGTATTGAAACCCGTACCGCAACACAGGGACAGGCAGAACAGGCATTAGGTGTATTGCAGGAGGTAGAAGTGGCTTTATCCGAAAGGTATATTATCGCCACCAATGATATGCAGGTAGAAACGATCAGCTTAAGGGTGGGCGAGCTGGCTACTGCGGGTTATCCTTTGTTTAATGGATATCTGCCGAACACCACTTATTTCAGGTTCACCATTCCTGAAAGTAAAATCGCGGCCTACAAAAAAGGCGAAGCGATTGAAGTAACGGTACTTTATAATAAGGAAAAGTTAAAAGGAAAAATACAAACTGTGAAACAGCTGACACGTTATGCGGATATCACGGCTGCTTATCCCAATTATGATGTGGAAGAAGCGGTGTATGAAGTAAAGATCATTCCTGATGATATCCAGGCTGCGGAGAAATTATTGGTAAATGCCACAACGATCCTTTAAAAAGGTAAAAAGACAATAAGCTAATGAAAAACTTCTTTGCATTGATAAAAAGGGAATTTGGGTTGTTCTTTGCCGACAGTACATTGCGCTCTGTATTTCTGTTGGCACCCATCATTTATGCTTTGCTTTTTGGCTTTGTTTATCAAAAAGGAAAAGTAGAACACTTGCCGATTCTGGTGGTAGATCTGGACAATACGCCTTTGAGTAACCAGCTGATTGACATGCTTGGTGAAAACGAAAAACTTCAGGTGGTACGTGTTAAAAACAGCAATAACGGAACCACCGAAACCATGCGGCAAATGAAAGCGGTGGTTACCGTAGTAATTCCGGAAAGATTTGAAGCTTCGGTTCTGCAAAAGCGCTATCCGGAGGTAAATACTTATATCAATACGACCAATCTGCTCACTGCAAACATGGCATCGCAGGGGGTGCAAACTACGCTGGGAACTTTCAGTGCCGGAATTAACATGCAGGGACTAAAGAAAAAAGGAATGGGAGCGGAGCAGGCCGCTACTCAATACGAGCCTTTTAAAGTCAATTATATTCGTTTATATAATGAAACCGGTAACTACTTTACCTACATGTGGCCTGGTGTATTGGCCGTGGTATTACAACAGGTTTTGCTGTTGGGACTTGCCGTTAGTTTTGCAAGAGAATATGAGAACAAAACACTGGAAACTGAATTTTTAGGACGTGCGGGATCTGCATTTTCTGCAATCTTAATCAAAGTGATCCCATTTTGGATCATGAGTATTTTTATATTGGGAATTTACTATGCTTTTCATCATATTTTCAGGGCCCCGATACCAAGTCCTTTAATGAATTATGCTTTTACAACAGGGCTTTTTATCATGGCCACTACTTTTCTGGGGGTATTTATCAGTGCCTTACTGCCAAGCGCGTTAAAGGCTACGCAAGTGCTGATGTTATTGGCTACTCCGGCCTTTATCATTGGTGGATATTCCTGGCCGCTGGAAGCCATGCCAGTGGGGGTACAGTGGTTATCGGCGATATTGCCACTCACACCATTCCTGAATGCGCATAAAATGATGCTTTTTCAGCATGGTTCTCTGGGAGATGTATTGCCCTCCATCCAACACCTCTGCGTATTGATCCTGGTATATGGTGTACTGGCCCTAATTACAGTCAGGCTAAAGATTTACCAGATGAAAAAAAATGTAGCAAAGGTGGAGGATAAGGCAACTGAATC
This region of Pedobacter steynii genomic DNA includes:
- a CDS encoding Crp/Fnr family transcriptional regulator; protein product: MLLLTEIEKVIPISKEMDVATRKKFVKRKVFKTESLHETGKIARELFFIEEGLIRIFYHNDSGKDITYGFYTEGDFVTVPESFYTQSASKYHMETLEEGLIYAISYTELNLLLHDFPEMQRFENKTLQSFLLKASERIVALQFLSAEERYDTLMETQPSIIRRAPLGTIASYLGITQETLSRIRNKKKSLFDLDQKRIA
- a CDS encoding TolC family protein, which encodes MKAILKHIFVLFIGLFPLILHAQQSGPPGLTELIDSAVKKDHMLANKLLDIESSKIDRKKLSEVYLPNAEVSGKYAFLANGVNLGLPGTSLFDLISIPEINSGFTSNANLFKADLSLSSVLYAGGKVSALKSALNAKTKAQTALLEKDRQQIITEISKAYDQLALLRQVKSVLDKSRERYEINKKTADKALNYGLITKYEHQKVEVAQATLASKIQEYEGKRNLLLHQLETLTGISLERLGLIENELSPIKTVTSRHTIENRPEFTALSAAIEAHGFQLKAAQTWWRPKVQAAASLGYLNLFDVDMKGKHDLPVIGRFSSHTNKIEVAPNFTVGVGFKWDIFDGNKGKREVQQARIEVKKAENEKAEAEEKLKLNLIKTQTDYNNSNSELVVKQKQMKMAENALTQAGKEFKTGLIKAADLIGAESDYQTASLDYLQAVFNQRRNAIELLKATGSLNRSTIQ
- a CDS encoding ABC transporter permease gives rise to the protein MKNFFALIKREFGLFFADSTLRSVFLLAPIIYALLFGFVYQKGKVEHLPILVVDLDNTPLSNQLIDMLGENEKLQVVRVKNSNNGTTETMRQMKAVVTVVIPERFEASVLQKRYPEVNTYINTTNLLTANMASQGVQTTLGTFSAGINMQGLKKKGMGAEQAATQYEPFKVNYIRLYNETGNYFTYMWPGVLAVVLQQVLLLGLAVSFAREYENKTLETEFLGRAGSAFSAILIKVIPFWIMSIFILGIYYAFHHIFRAPIPSPLMNYAFTTGLFIMATTFLGVFISALLPSALKATQVLMLLATPAFIIGGYSWPLEAMPVGVQWLSAILPLTPFLNAHKMMLFQHGSLGDVLPSIQHLCVLILVYGVLALITVRLKIYQMKKNVAKVEDKATES
- a CDS encoding HlyD family secretion protein, encoding MMNTSFKSVLFVLVLAASACSKPEKSTEGKIKRETLAFAPKVTGRVLKIYVKEGDFVKEGDTLAMLDVPEVNAKLSQAKGAVKAAGAQRDMAKNGATENQLKQLRAKKAGITEQFKFAEKSFSRAKAMFADSMMTPQAFDEATAKYNGAKAQLTAVNAEYNEAEKGVRIETRTATQGQAEQALGVLQEVEVALSERYIIATNDMQVETISLRVGELATAGYPLFNGYLPNTTYFRFTIPESKIAAYKKGEAIEVTVLYNKEKLKGKIQTVKQLTRYADITAAYPNYDVEEAVYEVKIIPDDIQAAEKLLVNATTIL
- a CDS encoding NUDIX hydrolase, yielding MANQSAGILLYRKTLNGPEFFLVHPGGPFFRNKDLGWWTIPKGEILPDELPLDAAIREFDEETGYRPEGKFIELHPIVQKGGKKVWCWAIAGDLDSKRITCNTFDLEWPPKSGKIVAFNEVDKAGWFSLQESEKYINQRQFAFLLELNQLLT
- a CDS encoding tetratricopeptide repeat protein, which produces MEEELDDELYDQIESLSEDGNVFVDQDDYIAALKKFKEALALVPEPKTKWEAAFWLYASIGDMYLFLEDYKASAEAFYNALNCPDGQESAFVHLRLGEALFEIDEKEEALDNLLRAYMLEGKELFKDEEEKYYDFLKNNVEGIGENESHVEPEKKGDKPENKWLPPDWNKN